TCGGGACTGCTCAGGGGCTGGTCGTATCGGGAAGCGATCCGGCTGGGCAACCGGACCGGTGCCTATGCGCTGACGGTGGCGGGAGATGTGGAAGGGCTTCCCTATTGGTCGGAGATCGATCTTAAGCGTTCGGATCAAGTGCTGCGTTAGCGCCCCGTACATCTGTAAATGGTGCGGGAATGCGCGAAGCCCGTTCCGAAAAAGACACGCGCCGGGAGAGGCGGCGGTCAAACCTTTCCATCAGACCGTGCGGCGCGGGTCGGGCTTCGGCTGTCCCATCGAAGCTCCCGCCTGCCGGGTCGGAGATTGGTGCGGCGGCGGATTTTTCGGAAATCGCGGAAATGAAAAACAACGGACAAGGGCGCACAGGCCCGGAGGTGAAAGGATTGCCGATCATTCAAGCTGTCGACCGCGCTCTCCGGATTCTCGATCTGTTCGATGAACACGACACCGAGCTGAAAATCACCGAAATCAGCCGACGCATCGGCCTAAACAAGAGCACGGTCCACTCGCTCTTGAAGACGCTGCAGGCCCACGGATACATCGATCAGAACGCGGACAGCGGCAAATACAGACTGGGGCTCAAACTGGTCGAACGGGGCAATCTCGTGCTCCATTCGCTGGATATCCGGACGGTGGCCAAGGGACATCTGCTGGATCTGTCCCGGCAGACCGGACTGACTGTTCACTTGGTGATCCTTGACGGGAAAGAGGGTGTCTACATCGACAAGGTGGAGGGCACCTCCGGCATTGTGATGTACTCCCGTATCGGCCGGAGGGTGCCGATCCATTCCAGCGCCGTCGGAAAGGTGTTGGTCGCCTTCCAGAGCGAGGAGGTGATCCGGAACATTCTGGACGGTTATGAATTTGTGCCGCACACGCCCAACACCATCGCCGATGAGCGGACGTTTCGAGCCGAACTGGAAAAAGTGCGCTCCCTGGGATACGCGATCGACAATCAGGAAAATGAGCCGGGGGTGCAATGCGTGGCCGTCCCGGTCCGCGATTACCTCGGTCAGGTGGCGGCCGCCATCAGCATGTCGTCTCCCATTGCGGGGATTCAGGAGGAACGGCTGGAAAGCATGATCCTTTTGCTCAAACAGACGGCGGAGAAAATCTCCCGAAAACTGGGTTACGGCATCCATCATCAGAACCCGGTTTAATTCCAAAGGGCGGAGGCAATTTCCATGCGCATCATCCGTTTTTTAAACGATCCACATCCCCCCGTTCTGGCCGCGGTCACCGATGATCGCCGGGTTTACCCCTTGCCGTACACCGATTTTTTGGAACTGGTGCGGACGGCGGAGCGCCGGGGGGAAACGCCGCTGATGCTGCTGCGGCAGGTGCTGTCTTCTTCGGAGCCGCTGAAGAGATCTTACGAGGAACTCGCCTTGCTGGTTCCCATCGAGGCCCCCGAGGTGTGGGCCTGCGGCGTCACCTACGAGCGGAGCAGGGATGCCCGGAATGCGGAATCAGGCGGCGGAGAAGTCGGAAAGACCTGTTACGACAAGGTGTATGAAGCGGAGAGGCCTGAAATTTTCCTCAAGTCGACCGCAGCCCGGACGGTGGGACCCCATCAGCCGGTCTATCTGCGCAGCGACTCCTCCTGGCAGGTTCCGGAGCCGGAGTTGGGACTGGTGCTCGACCGGAACGGCCGGATTCTCGGATACACGGCTGGGAACGACATGAGTTCCCGCGACATCGAAGGGGAGAACCCCCTCTACCTGCCCCAGGCAAAAATATGGCGACATTCCTGCTCGATCGGGCCGTCGATCCGGCTGGCGGAAACGGTGGAGGACCCGTATCGGTTCGAGATCTCATGCCGCATTTACCGCGGCGGCCGGAAGGTGTTTGAGGAGTCGGCGTCCACGGGGCGGATGAAGCGGAAAATGGAGGAACTGGTGTCCTTTTTGATCCGGGACAACCCGATTTTTGACGGGACCGTGCTTTTGACCGGGACCTGCATTGTGCCTCCCGACGATTTCACCTTGCAGGAGGGAGACCGGATCGAGATCGGAATTTCCGGCATCGGAACCCTGATCAACTCCGTCAAGGCTCCGGTCCCGCAGGTCTGACGGGCTGAGCGACATGGGAGGGAGATCCGGATGGAAAAGGGATACAAGACCGTGATGCTGCACCCGGAGGATTCGGTGGCCGTGGCCCTTTCCCCGATCCCCGCGGGCGCCGCCGTGGAGGTCTCGTGTCGGGGGCGCCGGTTTACGGTGGTGTTGAGGGATGCCGTCGAATTCGGCCACAAATTTGCCGTGGTGCCGATCCGAAAGGGGCAGGATGTGCGGAAGTACGGCGAGGTGATCGGCGCGGCCACCCGCGACATCCGGGTCGGGGAGCACGTCCACGTCCACAATGTGGAGGGAAAGCGGGGAAGGGGTGATCGGGTTGTGCGCGGAAAGTCTTCCTGAGCTGATGGGCTACCGGAGGCCCGATGGGCGGGTGGGTGTCCGCAACCACGTGCTGATTCTGCCCACCATCACCTGTGCGACGCAGGCCGCCCGGCGGGTGACGGAACTGGTTCACGGCACCGTCTCCTTCATTCATCAGCACGGCTGCGCCCAGGTGGGCGCCGATTATGAGCAAACCTTCCGCACCTATGTGGGGATGGGAACCCATCCCAACGTGTACGGCGTGGTGGTGATGGGGCTGGGGTGTGAAACCCACCAGGCCAGAAGCGTCGCCGACGAGATCGCGAAGAGCGGAAAACCGGTGGAAGTGGTCTCGATCCAGGATCACGGAGGGACGCTGGGGGCGATTGCGCAGGCGGCCCGGATCGCCGCCCGGATGGTTCAGGACGCTTCCGCTCTGACCCGGGAGCCCTTCGGCTTCGAGGAGCTGATCGTGGGAACCGAGTGCGGCGGGTCGGACGCCTGCTCGGGCCTGTCCGCCAACCCGGCCGTCGGGGTGGTCAGCGACATGATCGTGGACCGGGGCGGAACGGCCATTCTGGCGGAGACGACCGAGCTGATCGGCGCCGAACACCTGCTGGCCGAGCGGGCGGTGGACGATCGGGTGGCCAAGCGGGTGTATGAAGTAATCGAGGCGATGGAAAACCGGGCGATCGCGATGGGGGTCGATATCCGGACCGGAAATCCGAGCCCCGGCAACGTCCGCGGCGGCCTCACCACGCTGGAGGAAAAATCGCTGGGAGCGGCGGCGAAGGCGGGCACGCGCCCACTGCAGGAACTGGTGGAATACGCGCAGCGGCCGACGAAAAAAGGGCTGGTCTGGATGGACACTCCGGGCCACGATATCGAGCAGTTGACCGGCATGGTGGCCGGCGGCGCCCAGGTGGTCCTCTTCACCAGCGGCCGCGGGACGCCGACGGGATCGCCGATCGCGCCCGTGATCAAGATCGCCACCAACACCCCGATGTTCGAGGCGATGCGGGAAAACATGGATCTCGACGCCGGAACGATTATCGACGGGACGGAGTCGGTGGAATCGGTGGGGAAGAGGATTTTTGAGGAAATCCTGCAGGTTTGCTCCGGCAAGCTGACCAAGTCGGAAATCCTGAGACAGCACGATTTCGGCATCTGGCGAATCGGCCCCACGTTTTGACGCCTGCAAAAGGTCGGGGCCGTCAGAGGATTTCCTTTTCAACGGACTTCCGGAAAAGATGAAAGGCGGGTGAAGCTCCCTTGACACTGACGACGGGGATCCAAACCTATCTCAACTACATCGATGGAAAGTGGGTTCCCGCTTCCACCGGGGAGGTGGAGGCATCCATCAATCCGGCAAATCGCCACGACGTGATCGGTTATGTGCAGATTTCGGGCCGGGACGATCTGGAGAAGGCGGTGGCCGCCGCCAAAAACGCCCTGTCTTCCTGGCGGAAGCGGTCCGGTCCGGAAAGGGGAGAATTTCTGCACCGCATGGCGAATGTTCTGGAGCGCCGGGCGGATGAGATCGCGGAGACGATGACTCGGGAAATGGGCAAGACGCTTCCCGAAGCAAAGGGGGAGACGGCCCGGGGAATCGCCCTTCTCCGATATTACGCGGGGGAAGGGATGCGGAAGGTGGGGGATGTCATCCCTTCCACCGACAGCGAGGGGCTGATGTTTACCACGCGTGTGCCCCTCGGCGTGGTCGGGGTGATCACCCCGTGGAATTTTCCCGTGGCGATCCCCCTTTGGAAAATGGCGCCGGCGCTGGCTTACGGAAACACGGTGGTTTTCAAGCCGGCGGAGGAAACGGCGGTCACCGCGGCCAAGTTGGTGGAATGCATGGAGGAAGCGGGGCTGCCGGCCGGGGTAGTCAACCTGGTGATGGGCAGCGGCCCGGTTATCGGGCAGGGCATCGTGGATCATCCGGACATCAGCGGCATCACCTTCACCGGTTCCAATGAGGTGGGAAGGCGGGTCGGTCAAAGGGCGGTGGCCCGCGGCGCCAAATTCCAACTGGAAATGGGCGGGAAAAACCCGGTGATCGTTCTGGAAGACGCCGATTTGGACCTGGCCGTCGAGGCGACGGT
This genomic interval from Planifilum fimeticola contains the following:
- a CDS encoding UxaA family hydrolase gives rise to the protein MEKGYKTVMLHPEDSVAVALSPIPAGAAVEVSCRGRRFTVVLRDAVEFGHKFAVVPIRKGQDVRKYGEVIGAATRDIRVGEHVHVHNVEGKRGRGDRVVRGKSS
- a CDS encoding UxaA family hydrolase encodes the protein MGYRRPDGRVGVRNHVLILPTITCATQAARRVTELVHGTVSFIHQHGCAQVGADYEQTFRTYVGMGTHPNVYGVVVMGLGCETHQARSVADEIAKSGKPVEVVSIQDHGGTLGAIAQAARIAARMVQDASALTREPFGFEELIVGTECGGSDACSGLSANPAVGVVSDMIVDRGGTAILAETTELIGAEHLLAERAVDDRVAKRVYEVIEAMENRAIAMGVDIRTGNPSPGNVRGGLTTLEEKSLGAAAKAGTRPLQELVEYAQRPTKKGLVWMDTPGHDIEQLTGMVAGGAQVVLFTSGRGTPTGSPIAPVIKIATNTPMFEAMRENMDLDAGTIIDGTESVESVGKRIFEEILQVCSGKLTKSEILRQHDFGIWRIGPTF
- a CDS encoding fumarylacetoacetate hydrolase family protein is translated as MRIIRFLNDPHPPVLAAVTDDRRVYPLPYTDFLELVRTAERRGETPLMLLRQVLSSSEPLKRSYEELALLVPIEAPEVWACGVTYERSRDARNAESGGGEVGKTCYDKVYEAERPEIFLKSTAARTVGPHQPVYLRSDSSWQVPEPELGLVLDRNGRILGYTAGNDMSSRDIEGENPLYLPQAKIWRHSCSIGPSIRLAETVEDPYRFEISCRIYRGGRKVFEESASTGRMKRKMEELVSFLIRDNPIFDGTVLLTGTCIVPPDDFTLQEGDRIEIGISGIGTLINSVKAPVPQV
- the gucD gene encoding alpha-ketoglutaric semialdehyde dehydrogenase GucD → MTLTTGIQTYLNYIDGKWVPASTGEVEASINPANRHDVIGYVQISGRDDLEKAVAAAKNALSSWRKRSGPERGEFLHRMANVLERRADEIAETMTREMGKTLPEAKGETARGIALLRYYAGEGMRKVGDVIPSTDSEGLMFTTRVPLGVVGVITPWNFPVAIPLWKMAPALAYGNTVVFKPAEETAVTAAKLVECMEEAGLPAGVVNLVMGSGPVIGQGIVDHPDISGITFTGSNEVGRRVGQRAVARGAKFQLEMGGKNPVIVLEDADLDLAVEATVSGGLRTAGQKCTATSRVFVQSAVYDPFKEKLLSRVKEIQVGDGMDPRTWMGPLVSEEQLHRVLSYIRKGVEEGATLLCGGRRLEEENLKDGFFVEPTVFEDVTPEMTIAREEIFGPVLALIRVDTLEEALRLANDVPYGLSASIFTRDIGNMLSFIDEMDAGLVRVNAETAGVELQAPFGGMKQSSSHSREQGRAAIEFFTSIKTVFVKG
- a CDS encoding IclR family transcriptional regulator, with translation MPIIQAVDRALRILDLFDEHDTELKITEISRRIGLNKSTVHSLLKTLQAHGYIDQNADSGKYRLGLKLVERGNLVLHSLDIRTVAKGHLLDLSRQTGLTVHLVILDGKEGVYIDKVEGTSGIVMYSRIGRRVPIHSSAVGKVLVAFQSEEVIRNILDGYEFVPHTPNTIADERTFRAELEKVRSLGYAIDNQENEPGVQCVAVPVRDYLGQVAAAISMSSPIAGIQEERLESMILLLKQTAEKISRKLGYGIHHQNPV